The Glycine soja cultivar W05 chromosome 9, ASM419377v2, whole genome shotgun sequence sequence ACAATTATCGTTTAATAACTTTTGGAGTTAAGTAAGGATCAAACTCAAATtctaagtgatttttttttggttaagttaggtcaaaattcaaatttgtcaTCACCAATGGGAGGtgcctattttgttttttcttgttaAGAACCATGCGTAAAAAAAGATTCCCCTTGGAACTTGTCATTAGAGCTGTTAAAATGATCCACCCCACCCCATTTAGCCCTAATCCACGTGGGAGGATGAAAAAACCCATAGAACCAAAACGTCCACAAGACTCTGTGGGTTAATTAGGGTCATTCCATGagtcttaaatttaaaaatttaacccattttttttttatgtaaccaTGTACATAAGACTTTGAAGATCAACCATTTATATTATGAGAGTTAGGGGTATAGCAAGTTCAAATCAACTTAACAACCCAATGACTCTGAACCCACCTGAAGGAGAAAATTCGGGTTGATTCAGACTATTGGTatgattcaaaatttaaaattacaaactCTATCACATCAACTTAGGTATCGAATATGGACGCATAAACCCGAGTTCTTAGTTTTAAAAATCTGATCGGACAGGCCGGTCAAATCAAGATCCATAACCTAGTTCGGTCCAAGTCATGAGTTGGATCAGTCATGCTTTCGAACTAGATTGAACTGATGAGGCCCGGGCAGGTTATCAAATGAACCGGCAAACTGTTAAATCCGTGGGTGAACCGGCCAAGATTTCAACCCACTTCTTTCATCCCTGTCAACCTGCACCCCTCATTTGATTTCATGAATTTTACATCTCTCGTTAaagaaatttttcattttaaaagttgtgtGTTCTATTAGGATTATATGATTATATGCTTCTGTGCGTTCTTTTGTAATATTTgttattgaacttttttttagaagaacatTTTTTCACTTGCTCCATATGTGGTTCGAGAATGTTTGATTTTGCATGTTATCATGTGTAGTTGCATTCGTGGTGTGAACACTACTTTTCCAACAAATTTTAACTTGAGTAAGAAAGAAAAAGCTCTTGAACAGAGTAAtattcatttataaataaatattacttaCGAAATTATATTGTGATTTGAGGATCGGAGAAACTAAGCAAATTTTGTAAGGCCGTCCTTTGTTACCAGgcaaactgtttttttttttttaagatacccAATGTTTAAGAATTAATCCCTCATTACCCTGGAGTTACTTAAATCCATTCGAGGGTTGACTTCTCGCACTACCTACCGTGTATTTTAAGCCaagttttttattaattaaaaatcaaatttcatataAGTAATTTTGCATTGgttctaattaaatttcataattattattgatatttcattttttctggTCAATTAGCACATGACGATTAGTTCTCATCATCAGGAGTTGTCTTCACTAATTGGAGTATAGCTACAATATGCTGAGTCAAAGGATCTGCCGCTCTggccaacaaaaaaattgagaactTCAATTAGTTTAACCATTGAAGATTTACATGACATCATTATTTGTATATGGAATGTCGTTGTCAACCCCTAAATTATTGTCTCGATTTCATTTCTCATTCAAGTCTTCACTATGATATCTCCACCATGACTCAACTTCTAGCCcctaaacttttttctttctatgtcTTTTACTATAACAAAAAGCATTCATTCAATCgatcaaatcaatttttcttGTCTGCAgtttaacaaaacaaaaccatTCCTgcaatcaaattataatttgcATTTGCAGATAGCATCGTGGTTTAGTTGATATCAATCTTTATAATAGATTTATAAGcaactaaaagtaaaaaaaaaaaaaaatagaaaagaaaaggcatttATTAAATCCAAAATACAAAGGTTCAATAACAAATTTCTTTACCACTAAATGCATGGGTCAACTGGCTTGGGTATTCTCTCACAGAGGATATTGTGATCtagacaataaaaataaaatttttgtttttgaataaaaactaaattaaagtatttaaaataaaattttcaagggTAGGtgttaacaaattatttttttaagggtaTGTAGCCACTTATTTTTGTCCCTAAATGTGTAATTCGCTGGCAATGTATCAGTGAAAAatgtaaatacaaaatttagtccccgaaagtataaaaagtgcgacaaatatatccgaTTGTTAACTTCTATCTGtcactattaataaaataacttatatgGCACAGAtggacaaatttgtcactgaaatgattgtcaatgTGACCATCTCTAATTGCCAGCCTAGAAGCATATTTgtcctataatatttttttgacatgTCGTCTTCTCACCCAGTTGATAAATGCGTctctgaaagataaaaatacaaaatttagtccccaaaaatgtaaaaagtgtgacaaatatgTCCAgacgttaataatagattgtgactaattattataattttgaaaaacttataATGATTGTGACAAAATTTTGGGAGAACTATATCACACCGTGTCTATTtccattatataatttttaagtttcatcAATGGTTGAGACATGCATAAAATATTACTAATGGAAGTAAATTTTTATTGCTTTGAATTATTCTTACTTTTCttcaactacaaaaaaaaatcaatccttTGGTTATTAACTCTTGAATAAATGCTATCAACatagaaaaaaaagattttttttactgtgaaatgataaaagaatcattgtttttatttaatcaaacactatttatttaaatttttttaataaatttttcataataaaatatgaatgtctattagtatatgcaatgacatcaaattataaattataataaaagtttgttgatttttaatttttttaaatcatacacaattattttttattgagtgatcatttaaaaaatcataaccttaaaaaaatcatttcaaaggAGGTGAatgttttttacaaattaaaagtgtcattacaattacaattttccctaaaaattattcatggatctaatttaactataatgttttacaattaacattttttttacttaaacctTTCATCAAgcatgaaagtgtaaaaagattatttatagtttataaaacgagtattcttttttcttttaaactcaatttaatttatgaatttgttaaaaagttttgttgcaatcattataaatttttttcaaattataataattagttacaatttacttgaatatatttgtggcattttttacatttttcgggactaaattttatattttcatgtttgaggGATGCATTTGTCAGTGGAGTaggaaaatgaaaagtaaaaaaatattatatgacaaatatgtccttATGCTGACAATTAGATATAGTCACGTTGAGTCCCTCTGTGCCAtatagactattttattaacggtgacagTCATTTTTTGTCATCGAATTATACATTCAAggacaaaagtgactatttacccttttttaatatatagttttgcatttcaagaatGACACTCCTGTACTTATTTGAAATGCTATTCCTTTCTCAGAATCCACATATTCACAGCATCTTTTTGAGCCGAATGTTATTTGTTTCTATGGCCGAATTTATTTGTATctatcttctatcttcttcctcACCGTCAAGTTGTCTCTACACAAAAAGTACTCATGGCCAGTTCTCTTCAAAAGCCTAGCCATTGAATTAACCACTCAATAAATATGGATACATTTTCACAAAAAGTACCCAACATTATTACCAGACTTTATACGATATCACACAATGAAAGAAGATGAATTCCTATGTTGTCAGCTTGGTTTCTGGGTGTTTCTGATTATATGTCTGGTGCTTGTGTCACTGGCAGGCATTGCATCAGGCCTAGCTCTAGGACTACTGTCCTTCAGCCAAGTGGATCTTGAGGTACTCATTAAGGCCGGTCGACCAAAAGACACAAAACATGCAGGTTTATGGTTTTTACCATCTTAAATGTCACTATGCAGTTTTTTAGCTCTTCAGCGTAATTGGCATTACTATATCTTACTTTATATCTGCAGAAAGGATTCAACCTTTTGTAAAGAATGGACATTTTGTCCTGTGTACACTTCTTCTAGGAAAATCACTGGCCATGGAGGTATGTTGTGTATAGCACGTATGAAGTTAGTTAATATGGTTAAAGAATCACATATACTAGGGGCCTGTTTGGGTAAGCTTCTCTAGAAATACttttaggagaagaaaataagaagaaaaaatgaaaatgagtttTTCCATAAGCTAAAATAAGTTctccattaattaatttgtagatGTCCTCTCATCTTTTAGAGAACCTATATAAGAGAACTTCTACAAAATAGCTAATAGAGAACTCATTTTAGCCTATGGAgaaatgtattttctttttctcttgttattttttctcttagaagtatttttagaaaaatgcaTCCTAACAGGTCCTAGGTGGTGAAGTAATTATATAAGGCCTAGAAattgtttttcctttctttgtCTAAAATGTCCCTTTTAACTTCAATTTGCTGATAAAGCAAATGCTCACACTACTTATAAGATATATTGTATTATTGAGGATATAGTAATATTTAGCTGTTAAATGATGTACTATAAATGATTCTTGTTAACATCATTCACTAAGGATGACTCTGACTGCTTTTCGTTCAAGGCACTGCCAATTTTTATGGACTCAATCATCCCAACTTGGTTTACTATTCTGGTGTCAGCACCCTTGGTGACTGTGTTTGCAGAGgtaatgtttgtttttaaaaatgaacCTGTTGTGATCAAATAAGGcacattttttgttaaattaactCACATCACATTTATCATTTTAGATTTTACCTCAAGCTGTGTGCTCTCGATATGGACTAACTTTAGGAGCAAAAATGGCTCCCTTTGTTCAATTGCTTCTGCTGATCTTCTTCCCTATAACCTATCCTGCTAGTAAGGTAAATTTTATGTTATGTGTGTGTTAGTGTATGTGTccttatttttgtatttattcatTTGTCAGTGTCACGTATTTCATTTGTAATTGATGATTCATTGCACCGAAATTAGAAATAACAGAACTGCTTCATTCTGCTACTCAGTTATATGGACataatgaaaaactaaaaaaaaaatattgaattagaGAATAGACACATTATCGTTTTCTCAAGGAAAATTTCATGAGTACATCAATATAAGGTGATTTGTCTGTAAAAGGAATCTTTTGAGAAGATTCAATTAATATCTCTAAGTATCTTTCTATTTTGGCAGGTGCTGGATTGGGCTCTAGGGAAAGAACATTCAGTTCTTCTCAGAAGATCAGAGTTGAAGACATTTGTGGACTTACATGCAAATGAGGTTTTCCTCATATATAGTATATTCCATCTGGACTAACTTAATCATAAGTGTGAAATTAGTAGCTAAAATATTCAAGTGCAGGCAGGGAAAGGTGGAGAGTTATCACATCATGAAACTTCTATAATCACAGGTGCTATAGATTTGACTAGGAAGACAGCTAAAGATGCAATGACACCCATATCTGAAACTTTTTCTCTTGATATAAATTCAAAACTTGACATGTAATATGTCATAacccataacttttaactcataCAAATGTTTTGCTCCCAATCTATCATCTATAAATGCAGTTCACCTTTGTCATCAGGCATACAATGACACAAATAATGAGCAAAGGTCACAGTCGAATACCTATACATTCTGGGCACCCAAGAAATATTATTGGCCTCATATTGGTAAGCAATTGAAGAATAACATATGGgaaatagaatgaattcaagTATTTTCTGCAATAAATCTTGAATATATAACTTGGGCAGTATAGTATTGCCATTATGTTCATACAAATTAATGAAGGCAAAGAAGAAAGCTTCCATTTAACATCTGAGACATTGCTTCTGTTTCTCAACATTGCTTATTAATATCTTTATTCATATGGTATTACTATTAATACTTTTGCACAGGTTAAAAACTTGATATTCTGCCGCCCAGAAGATGAGACCCCaataaagaatttgattatAAGGAAAATTCCAAGGTAATAGAACTAATTTGACTGGAATTTTACAAGCCACGTGCCATCTGGCCTTCAAAAACAGGATGGCCATCAGATACATTACTTgtgattttcattcatgcatgaATCACTAGTACTATACTTAGTATAC is a genomic window containing:
- the LOC114367409 gene encoding DUF21 domain-containing protein At2g14520-like translates to MKEDEFLCCQLGFWVFLIICLVLVSLAGIASGLALGLLSFSQVDLEVLIKAGRPKDTKHAERIQPFVKNGHFVLCTLLLGKSLAMEALPIFMDSIIPTWFTILVSAPLVTVFAEILPQAVCSRYGLTLGAKMAPFVQLLLLIFFPITYPASKVLDWALGKEHSVLLRRSELKTFVDLHANEAGKGGELSHHETSIITGAIDLTRKTAKDAMTPISETFSLDINSKLDMHTMTQIMSKGHSRIPIHSGHPRNIIGLILVKNLIFCRPEDETPIKNLIIRKIPRVYESWPLYEILNQFQKGHSHMAVVLKSNKDTESTMGAPTFLNIITNKISNAAQVSVESDSSFVLEISQRSSVHETSLNSSDAEFHSPTLKNVMELDGEVHRESNQWEQENEYFSQEQIESLPDVINEEVIGIITMEDVMEELLQGDILDETDEYVHVQKNIRINLLQSLRSQSRSSRRDSGSGHR